The sequence CCTCAGCTGGCCAACAACATTGGAGGTCAGCTGATGCTTCTTGCCCTTGCTTACAGGGTTGCTCCAGAACATGCTTTTCTTCTTAGAGTCTTTAATGGAGAATAGCTTATATATGCACTCAAGGCCATCATCATTGCTGACACTTGTCGTTGTTGTCGTCGCTGCCAGTACCTCACTGTCGCAAGACGAGATTATAAACGAAGGATATCCATTTTCCCAAGCAAGTTGAAGAAATGCTTGCTTCACTGATGCCATATGCTTTTCATCCTGATGTATTCCTTTACCATTGATGGACAATCTATTTGAAGCGTTCATGCTTCTCCTAGGCTGGCACGTAGAATCAACACTTGTTCTTGATGGCTTGTGCAATCCATGGAATGCTTTGACGGTTCTACTTAGTTCACAGGAATGGCGGCCCGGTAAGGCTGCAGCTATCCCAGTCAAACGAAGATTGTTCTTTGGCTTAAATAGAGGATCAAGTATCCTCCTCAGTGGGCTTTGCCGGCCTTTGTTATTTCTGGTtgcttgatctccctgtgaattataTAGATAAGAAATTGTCTCGAATTGTTCTTCAGATGAACCCTCCTTCAATCTACAACTTCTGCTCATTCGGCTTAAACCAACACTAGTTGGATGGTCAGATGATTTCTTTCCTGTCACAGCCATAGCTTTTGCCCCAGATTTTCTAGATTCTTGGATTGTGTTAACTTCAAGTTGCTTGCAAGGATCTATAGGAAATAATTTTTCGGTTGGTCCTGAACTTTCCGACGGAAGAGTGCAGGATATATCAGGTTCATCTTTCAGAATTGTCCGTGGGAGAGGACATGAATGCGGAACATGAGGATACTGTCGGATGATCTCAACATCTTCAGCTAAACTGCGTGAATAATTGTTGCCATTCCGCTCATCCAGCCAGCCATCACTAGTTAACGGGGAATCAGAATTAAGACATCCGCCGTCCACACTCTGTCGAAGATAACCCCATCTTACTCTCCGATCCAGGGATAACCATGGCATATCATCGGCTATGGGTAGGCTATGAGGGTAATCCTGTGGCATTTCTGCTTTCATCAGGCTACTGTTTTGGTCCTCCACCACTTTTGTTGCAGGAGAGTCATCAATCTTATATCCTGAAGGCGAAGTTGCAGAATGCAGAGCTACGCATACTTCACTTGAAATGGCTTGTGAATCCAAATTTTTATTGTCATCTGTACCAAGTTTGTGGTCAACGATTAAACAAAAATCTCTGTCGGAATGTCTCTCATGCTGGACAGGAAACTTAGAAGAAGAAGAGATTCTTGAACCACAAAAGCCATTTGTATGTGCAGAGCTTTCTTTCTCAGACATCTTAATTGAACTGTCCAGAACAGGTGGTTTCTTACGATGAAACGCTGAAGGAGATTTCTTCCCTCGAGAACTAGACATGGTTCTACAAGATTGGTTTGAAGAACCAAATGTAGAAAATGTCGATGACATGGTGCTACTTGATGCAGAGTCTCCACCACCCACATCTGTGACACTTCTTTGGTGGTATGCCCATCTCTCGAGAAGCCCCCAATCCAGTACTCCAAAGTTCAGTGCCTTTTCatgaatattatctccattttctTTGCGCTGAAGATAATAAGGTACATTCGACATGTTCTTAATTGGTCCTTCGATCCCGGTCGCATTCCTACGAGGCCATGGCTTTCGAAGCCTTTCGGTTTTAAGAGTTCCAACCTTCTCTAACACATGAGCATTCTTGGTTTCACTCGAGGGGAGACCTTTCTCCTTGGATGATTTTGAGGAACGGTGCTGAAGTGATCTCATCTTCTCACTCTGATTGAATCCCATTTCTATCATAGTTCTTTCATTGTTCTTGACTGCAGCTAGCTTCCTTGTATGACGCAACAGAAGTGGTAGCAATTGATGACTCTCACAACAAGACAGTGTACTCGGTTCTCATGAGTTCATGGCTTCATGTTGAGGGAGAAAGAAACTTCGCATTCAATCTCTTTCGGTGTGACAAATGCAAAATGCTGCACACACGTAAGAAAGATCAGCGTCCATAAGTTGCTCAAGTAGTGATAATAACTACAAGAAAGAGTACTACAATCAGAAAGTGTGGCATGATTTTGACACGATTCAGTAGCAAAAAGGGAAATTTGAGACAAAATTGCATGTCATCACAGTGGTGTTGATTCTTAAAAACTGATCTAATTCAAGACTAAAGAACATGAGTTCCTTTCTTTCACAAATCACTATCAAATGCTTCATTTCGTTCACAAACCAAAGATGCCAAGAGGAGACGCAGCAGTAAAAAATGAAAGCTGATGAAAGGAACAGGGTGTCTCCACCGCCGATGGTCGATGAACTCTATGTTCGATCGGCAAGCTCGGGAGCACCAGACCGcaactttcttatttctatgaacAATCCAAAGGTGCTCGAACTGTTACCACCAaaaaattgctttgatttgagtGGCTACCGCCCatcggagaaagaaagaaagatacaCCAGCAACAGAAACTACAGCACCATCCTCAGCAGCATCGTACCTAATTCAATCCGGATATCAAACTTGACAGAGCCAGATCAATTTCCCTACACGAGAGCCACGAATGAAAGAACGACGGCAAATCGCAGGGGAAAGCATCGTCTCAGAGATCACCATGTGCGAGTAAGCAAGCTAGAGACCGACGACCAGACATGAGCAACCATTACGAGAACATAGAATGGGGGGGGCGTTaccagcaagaagaagaagaagaattgccGAAGTAGATCTGCCTTGCCCCGTCTCCTGGGTCACATCGAAGAGTGTAGCTGGCATCAAGGTAGCCTTGGTAGTAAAGTAAGAGACTTACCACCGCAGGTGCAAGCCCAAACGAGAGAGAGAAGCGGGGCGGGGAACCCGCGATCGCGGAGGGAATTAGGGAGGGGAAGCGGCTGGCGGTGGCGGTGGGCAAGAAAAGACGTGCGGCCCGTCATGCGACCGCGCCTCGTCGTCCTCCATCTTCTATGTGGCCGTCGAGTGCGTACCCCGTTGCGGTCAATCCGTGGTGGGTTCGGTAAGCAAAGGGAAATTGCCAATGATTGCTTCGATCACAATGAAGCACGAATGATTGCTCCCGTCCTCTGCAAGTAATCGCTGTAGGCTTTATCTTCTTTAGCGACAAATCTCGATAGGACCACTCCATGCAAAGCGCTGAACAAAGAGGCAGCTTTGATAAATGGTCGCTCAAAAGGCCGTGCAGCGGTAATCTTTAGTTCAAAGCAAAGCAAGAAGCCAAAACAAAGCTTTGGTCTGTCTATGCGTGGATAGGCGACGATGCCACAGCGCGAGCTTGCAATCATCCACTTCGCTCCCGCCTACAAAGAATCCAAGGATCAAAAGGGCGGTGGGATGTGCGATCACAAGTGGGTATGAGCTCGATCTTGTCGAGATATAACTTATGTGATATGGAGAGTACGTTCCAATGTAATCTCTCGAGATGACAAGTCAAATAAGATGTTGGTGTCATCTAAGCGTCTAGTTTGACTTTGGGTTAATTTTGACTTGACATTATTGGTGTACACAAGATTTATATATACAAAATTATTAATGAAATGGCATTATTGTTGTAGCCTCGATGGAGCTCACATGCACTCATGCATTTATGCCATGTAAATGGGAGACATGGTTGGCCATCTCGCTATCACTATGTGATCAACACCAGTATATTAATGTACATCGATGAGGTTATTTTGGTACTGACACTCTACAAACCGAATTAAAGAATGATGTTTCAGTTATTTgggaaaaataatatgaataatttttttagtcGTTGAGGTCAactacatgaattttttttttgttatcgaGTTCGATTGTTCTCGATAAGAAGTTCTAACACgtaacaaatatgatattatcCTATCTCATCAATCTTACATTCAATTATGATATCGacttagtgtctaacataaagatccatttagttctTGATCTCAAACATCGGAGGGATATTTATTGAAAATATTCCAAATAAGTATTTACAAAACTAATTATCAAACCTATCATCTCTCTTTACTAAACTCGTGATAACTTGAAAGATAGCCTCTGATCCGAATCCTCGGACAATCGTTTTAATTAACCGTTCTTAATTCTCAGGCCCATTGGGGCCCACTGCCCATCCAACGATCTATTGGACTTTAGGCCCACGGCGCCTTTTACATTTCCCACCTCCGACGATGTCGTTATTCTATTGCCACTCCCTCACCAGTCGATTCttccatatatatacatatatatgcgagTGGGAGTTACCCTAGGCAGAGGAGGCGAGCGCGTACTGCTCACGCGTTGGAGCCGAGGCGAGCGCCCGGAGAAGAAGGGGAAGGACGATGTCTTGGCAGACGTACGTTGACGACCATTTGTTGTGCGACATCGATGGCCAGTGTCTCACGGCCGCCGCCATCGTCGGCCACGATGGCAGCGTCTGGGCCCAGAGCGACGCCTTCCCTCAGGTATCCTTCCTTTCGCTTCTCTTAGTAGCCTCTCTTGATTCTCCTGCCCGTCGTTCTAGTTAGATTCGATCGGATCGTGTTGTGATCTTTGGATCTGGCCGATGATGATTGGAGCCGGAGATCTATCTTTGGGTCCTTTTTCTGTGGTCGGTGGTGAAAGTGACTGGGGAGGGGTTTTCTCTATCTGATCGAGGACTGTTGGCTCGTCGTAGATTCGATCCCCTTGGGTTGTGATTTTCCTGTCGACGAAGAATTTGACTTCATGGAGCAACGGGAACTTTGCTGGGAGGGATTGGATGGCAGATCAAATCATGTGACTTTCTTACATCGCATTAAATTTCAGGTGTTAGTTTCTGCAGGGATTACCAACGGTGATTCGAGAGGGAATCTAATTCCGGATTTCATGCTCAAGTGACATTAGTTGTTGCATTCGTTACTGTAAGATATTAAGCTTCGGCTCTTAGAGGTCAATACAATTTCGAAACGTGAGCAATTTTGGTTCTTTTATTTTAATTACAAAACGATGTAGACGGAGTTGTCAAGGGTTCTTTATCCTCTAAGACCGTTGAGCTCAGCCTATATTGTAGGATCATTAAATGTTTGTGGTGGCGATAATTATTGTTATAGGATCATTGCAAATAAACTTATTGTGAACTTCCCTAATATGAGTGGGAGAGATTATAACACTCCAAATAGTTTCACATTGGATGTGGAAAGTGAATTGAGTTGGCTTATAAGAGCTAGATGAGTTTTACTAGAGACCATATGATTCTAGACCTATCAAGTTAATGAGTTAGTTGTCTCATCAAACGGTATCATGACAAATGGTATTAGAACACACTTAGTATTAATCATGTTGAGGAACCCAAATAGGAAAGAGCTAGATACATGTGGATATGGCCAGAGAGACATCACTATGTGAAACCACCAATATGTTGACCCTCAAGTTGCACTGAGGTTTGATTCTAAGATATGTCGGGTCTTGACAATGATGTGAAGCCCTAAGTGATGAAATATTGCAATACCTCAACTTTAGTT comes from Musa acuminata AAA Group cultivar baxijiao chromosome BXJ3-3, Cavendish_Baxijiao_AAA, whole genome shotgun sequence and encodes:
- the LOC135584068 gene encoding uncharacterized protein LOC135584068, with product MIEMGFNQSEKMRSLQHRSSKSSKEKGLPSSETKNAHVLEKVGTLKTERLRKPWPRRNATGIEGPIKNMSNVPYYLQRKENGDNIHEKALNFGVLDWGLLERWAYHQRSVTDVGGGDSASSSTMSSTFSTFGSSNQSCRTMSSSRGKKSPSAFHRKKPPVLDSSIKMSEKESSAHTNGFCGSRISSSSKFPVQHERHSDRDFCLIVDHKLGTDDNKNLDSQAISSEVCVALHSATSPSGYKIDDSPATKVVEDQNSSLMKAEMPQDYPHSLPIADDMPWLSLDRRVRWGYLRQSVDGGCLNSDSPLTSDGWLDERNGNNYSRSLAEDVEIIRQYPHVPHSCPLPRTILKDEPDISCTLPSESSGPTEKLFPIDPCKQLEVNTIQESRKSGAKAMAVTGKKSSDHPTSVGLSRMSRSCRLKEGSSEEQFETISYLYNSQGDQATRNNKGRQSPLRRILDPLFKPKNNLRLTGIAAALPGRHSCELSRTVKAFHGLHKPSRTSVDSTCQPRRSMNASNRLSINGKGIHQDEKHMASVKQAFLQLAWENGYPSFIISSCDSEVLAATTTTTSVSNDDGLECIYKLFSIKDSKKKSMFWSNPVSKGKKHQLTSNVVGQLRVSLCKLRSYQYDNSHVVREFNLFGAESTPTSHKPVDNPIESELAAVVVNLPLERPKSTNVGDLRCSEFTSAPNEEKRLQTDRHDVAVDRSGVSVILPSGVHGLSTDGEPSPLIERWRSGGACDCGGWDEGCKLTILSDKLQECTSGSFQDRQTTDRTYRFELFIQGGSQEKRHAFSMVSFGDGRYAVDYLSSISLLQAFAICIAIHHGRKPDNSSAEPKSFREHDVVCGQSGRALRAQGDHASYVPNHPPLSPVGRA